A genomic window from Peromyscus maniculatus bairdii isolate BWxNUB_F1_BW_parent chromosome 1, HU_Pman_BW_mat_3.1, whole genome shotgun sequence includes:
- the Ccdc8 gene encoding coiled-coil domain-containing protein 8, whose product MLQIGEDVDYLLIPREVRLAGGVWRVISKPATKEAEFRERLIQFLQEEGRTLEDVARIIEKSTPHPPQPPKKAKAPRVRRVPQMVTPPPRLVVGTYDSSNASDSELSDFETSKVKGNRGSQRTRKVRKMPVSYLGSKFLGSDVESEDDQELIEAFLRRGEKKPSAPPPRRRVNLPVPMFEDNLGPRPSKADRWREYVSQVSWGKLKQRVKGWAPRSGSDVGEAQQASIAAERAGELRRGHTSREDSSRNAGDGSDQTLGTRRWKPKIKWVSLRRCRKEQAPPPAQGTAEGPPEAAENQGAEVPAERGAEAASNPRAEAAANPRAEAAASPRAEAAADLRAEAAANPRAEAAANPRAEAAADPRAEAAANPGVEAAANPRAEAAASPRAEAAVNPRAEAAVNPRAEAAANPGVEAAANPRVEAAANLRSEVAPNPRAAEAAANHEAEAVANPRAETAANLRAEAPANPRAEALDNHEFEVAANQRTEALPDRRVEAIDSQRAEGPANQGAGAAENQRVEAPADQRAEVLHDQREEAGPRAIAEASAGSGTLGTVSGSRARKQVKTVRFQTPGRFSWFRKRRRAFWHTPRLPTLPKRVPRAGEARSLRVLRAEARAEMEHREQEEQL is encoded by the coding sequence ATGCTGCAGATCGGGGAGGATGTTGACTATCTGCTCATTCCCCGGGAGGTCCGGCTGGCTGGGGGCGTGTGGAGAGTCATCTCCAAGCCCGCCACCAAGGAAGCTGAGTTTCGGGAGCGGCTGATCCAGTTTCTGCAGGAGGAGGGCCGCACCCTGGAAGACGTGGCCCGAATCATCGAAAAGAGCACTCcacacccaccccagccccccaaaAAGGCCAAGGCGCCCCGAGTGAGGCGAGTCCCACAGATGGTCACTCCTCCACCTCGGCTGGTCGTAGGCACCTATGACAGCAGCAACGCCAGCGACAGCGAGTTGAGCGACTTTGAGACCTCCAAAGTCAAAGGCAACAGGGgctcccagaggaccaggaaggtGCGCAAAATGCCGGTCAGTTACCTGGGCAGCAAATTCCTGGGCAGCGACGTGGAGAGCGAGGATGATCAGGAGCTGATAGAGGCCTTCCTCCGCCGTGGGGAGAAGAAACCCAGCGCGCCTCCTCCACGGCGCCGAGTCAATCTGCCAGTGCCCatgtttgaggacaacctggggcCCCGGCCGTCCAAGGCCGACAGATGGCGAGAGTATGTCAGCCAGGTGTCCTGGGGGAAGCTGAAACAGAGGGTGAAGGGCTGGGCGCCCAGATCAGGCTCCGACGTGGGCGAGGCCCAGCAGGCCTCCATCGCGGCTGAAAGGGCTGGAGAACTGAGACGCGGCCACACCAGCCGGGAAGACAGCTCCAGAAACGCAGGAGATGGGAGCGACCAGACACTGGGTACCAGACGCTGGAAGCCCAAGATCAAGTGGGTCTCCTTGAGGAGGTGCAGGAAGGAGCAGGCGCCACCCCCAGCTCAGGGGacagctgaggggcccccagagGCCGCCGAGAACCAGGGGGCAGAGGTTCCAGCTGAACGTGGAGCAGAGGCTGCATCTAACCCGAGGGCAGAGGCTGCAGCTAACCCGAGGGCAGAGGCTGCAGCTAGCCCGAGGGCAGAGGCTGCAGCTGACCTGAGGGCGGAGGCTGCAGCTAACCCGAGGGCGGAGGCTGCAGCTAACCCGAGGGCAGAGGCTGCAGCTGACCCGAGGGCGGAGGCTGCAGCTAACCCGGGGGTAGAGGCTGCAGCTAACCCGAGGGCGGAGGCTGCAGCTAGCCCGAGGGCGGAGGCTGCAGTTAACCCGAGGGCAGAGGCTGCAGTTAACCCGAGGGCAGAGGCTGCAGCTAACCCGGGGGTAGAGGCTGCAGCTAATCCGAGGGTGGAGGCTGCAGCTAATCTGAGGTCAGAGGTTGCACCTAATCCGAGGGCAGCAGAGGCTGCAGCTAATCATGAAGCAGAGGCTGTAGCGAATCCGAGGGCAGAAACTGCAGCTAATCTGAGGGCAGAGGCTCCAGCTAATCCGAGAGCAGAGGCCCTAGATAATCATGAGTTTGAAGTTGCAGCTAATCAGAGGACAGAAGCCCTACCTGACCGGAGGGTAGAAGCCATAGAtagtcagagggcagagggccCAGCTAACCAAGGGGCTGGAGCTGCAGAgaatcagagggtggaggccCCGGCAGACCAGAGGGCAGAAGTCCTCCATGAccagagggaggaggctgggcctcGGGCTATAGCGGAAGCCTCAGCTGGCTCAGGTACCCTAGGAACAGTCTCGGGGTCTAGGGCCCGGAAACAGGTAAAGACAGTGAGGTTCCAGACCCCAGGACGTTTCTCCTGGTTCCGCAAGCGCAGGAGGGCTTTCTGGCACACTCCCCGGTTGCCAACCCTGCCCAAGAGAGTCCCCAGGGCAGGTGAGGCTAGGAGCCTCAGGGTGTTGAGGGCTGAGGCTAGAGCGGAGATGGAACACAGAGAGCAAGAGGAACAGCTGTGA